The Pseudodesulfovibrio sediminis genome includes the window GGGCAGGGGTGTCCGGCAACACGGGCAGGATGGCGCGATATCGCCACTGGTTGCACATCTTGTTGTTGGCCAGCAGTCGAGGAGAAATACTCTGTCTGATCATCTCGTAGTCGTATTCGACATCGAGAATGCCCTCGTTGCCATGGTCGGGGCACACATAGGCGTGCTCCTCGGGGGCGTATGTTTTCCCACAGAGAGTGCAGCGCATTCTGAGGATGTGGGGTGGCTGAGTAGGTGTCTGCATGTGTATCCGCGTTTTTGGTTGAAGTCCGGGCGGACATGTTGCCCGCCCGGAGTGAATGTGCAGGTTACTTGGATGCCTTGGCGATGGCGTCGAGGAATGCGGTGAGCATTGCCTTGCCTTCTTCACCGAAGGCGCCTTCGAGGTATTCCTTGATCACAGGCAGAGAAGCGGCGCGGAAGCGGGCTTTCTCGGCCTCGGGCAGGGTGTAGACTTCCATCTTTTCACTCAGGAAAGGCAGGCCGCGATCAGATGCCTCGATGGCGTTGGCGATACCACGGCTGACCACGATGGCGGTCTTGGCTGCGCTTTCGACAACGGTACGCTCGGACTCGCTCAGGGAGTTGTAGAAGTCGGCGTTCATGAGCCAGACATGGGGAGCGAACAGGTGGTTGGAGATGGTCAGGTACTTCTGGACTTCATACAGCTTGGCGAATTCCACGATGGGCACCGGGTTCATCTGGCCGTCGGCAACGCCGGTCTGCAGGGAGGTGTAGACCTCGGACCAGGCAATGGACACGGGCTGTGCGCCCAGGCTGGCAACCAGCTTCTTGTGTGTCTCCAGACCCATGGTGCGGATCTTGAGGCCCTTCATGTCTTCCAGGGTCTTGATGGGGCGCTTGGAGTTGGTGAACTGGAAGAATCCGCCGGAGTCGCTGAAGCCCAGGGTCTTGAGACCGGTCTTGGCGGTGATGTCAGCGCCGAGTTTCTGGCCGAAGGGCCCGTCCAGAACTTCATAGGCGACGGCGTGGTTGGGGAAGGCGAAGGGCACGTCGAGCACGGAGATCATGGGGTATACACTGCCCACGCCGCCCACGGAGTGCACGCCGAGCTGGATGATGCCGGCCTTGACCTGCTGGACGACTTCAGCGTCCTTGCCGAGCTGGCCGCTGGGGAAGATCTGTACCGTGACGGAACCGTTGGTGCCGGATTCCACGAGGTTCTTGAAGACAACGGCGGCAGCGCCGGACGGGTTGTCAAAGGCACCGTTCTTGTTCAGGTGGTGCATTTTGAGCACTTTGGCTGCCAGGGCAACCTGGGCGAGCATCAGGATGGATGCGCACAGGGTGAGCGTCAAACCGATTTTTTTCATGGTTTTCATAGGGTCACTCTCTCTCTCTATTTTCGGTTAAAGGTTCAGAAGCATATTGGGAAAGAACATGGCCAGATCATCGAAGTAGGTGATCAGCAGAAGGATGCCCACTTCGACGAGTATAAAGGGCCACAGGGAGGCGCTGATCTTTTCGATGCTTTCACCCGTGACCGAGGAAAGGACAAAGAGACAGGCGCCGACCGGAGGCGTCATGAGCGAGATATTCAGAGCAAGGACGATGACCACACCCGCGTGTACGGGGTTCATGCCGATGGAGGCGGTCAGCGTGCCGAGCATGGGTGTAAGGATGATCAGGGCCGCGTTGATGTCCATGAACATGCCGATGGCGAGCAGCATGGCCAGGATCATGCCCTTGATGACCCATGGCGTGGTGGACAGGGACAGGAACCCGTCAGCGATCTGCTGGGGAATCTGCATGAAGGTCATCCACCAGCTCAGGATGGACGCGGAGGCGATGATCAAGAAGACCATGCCCGTGATGCGGGCGGTCTTGATGAGCATGTCGATGACAATGTCGAAGGTCAGGGTGCGCTCGATCACGATCCCCACGAAGAAGGCGTAGAAGACCGCAATGGCGGCCGCTTCTGTGGGAGTGACGATGCCGCCGAGGATGCCGCCGAGGATGATGGCGGGCATGATCAGGGCGATGATGGATCCCTTGAAGCTGCGCAGGATGACGCTCAGGCTGGGGCCGTCGCTGCTCTTGGGCAGGTTGAGCTTTCGGCTCAAGGCCACGATGAGCGCCATGCACAGGACGCAGATCAGGATGCCCGGCAGGATGCCTGCGGCAAACAGTCCGGCAATGGAGACACCGGCCAGCGAGCCGTAGATGACCATGAGGTTGGACGGCGGGATGGTGGGGCCGATGATGGACCCGGCCGCCGTGACCGCGCAGGCAAAGGGGCGGGTGTAGCCCTGTTTGACCATGGCCGGGACCAGCGTGTTGCCGAAGGCTGCGGTATCGGAGACCGCGGCGCCGGTCATGCCCGCGAACAGGACTGATGCGAGCATGTTCGAGTGGGCCAGACCGCCGCGCATGTACCCGACCAGCGCGTCGGCAAAGTCCGCCAGTTTTTTGGTCATGCCGACCCGGTTCATGGTTTCGCCAGCCAGGATGAAAAAGGGCATGGCCATGAAGGTGAAGAGATCGAGGCCTTCGAAAAATCGTTTGGGAGCCATGACCAGGAATTGATCTCCACCAATCTGGTAGAGGCCGAGCACGCCTGCGATGCCGAGGACGAACCCGATGGGAACGCCGATGATGAGCAGGCCGAAAAATGCTATGACGACGGCGATCATGCTGCTGCCTCCTTCTTCACGAAGAGTGGTTCGAGGCCGATGGTGTCGCGCACCATGGTGGCGAGAATCTGGAAGGCGGTCAGTACGGCGGTCACCGGAACGGAGATGAACGGCACGAGCATGGTCATGCCGAAGATGGTGGCGAACTGGTGCGCGCCCTGTTTGGCCATGGATATGCCGTAGTAGGCCAGGAAGAGAAAGAAGCACAGGCCGATGGCATCCAGAAGCAGCCGGGCATAGCGTTGCTTTTCCCGGGATATCCGCGAGAAAACCAGATCCAGGCCGATGTGCTCCCTGCGGTAGGCGCAACAGGGAACGGCCAGCAGTGCGGCCCATATCATTATGTATCGGGCGAGTTCTTCGGTCCAGGTCACGCCAAGGGCCAGGGCATACCGTTCGACAATACCGAACCAGACAACACCGATCATGGCCGCAACCAGCAGCGCGCAGACGCGCTCGGTCACATAGTTGATGCGGTAGGCGATCTGTTCGAGTGTTCGGGCCGCGCTGATAAGCGTGGAAGAGGAGTCATGTTCTTTCATATGTGTCCAGTGTGCGTGGTTTACGAGTTGTGAATAGTGATGACAAAGCATTATCTGTGCCACGGGGGGCGGCTGCAGATATGTTTTTTACAAAACTTGAAATTGCAGATTTAATCTTTTATTATAATATGTTGTATGAATACTGCCCGCCGTGCCCTATATTTTTTTCAGGGTGTACTGTTTCTTGAAAAATAGCTAAATTACGATTACGTTAAATGTGTTTTCATTTTGATACTGGTTTTGAGCCCGGGATGAAAACACCTAAAACCAAAGTCATTTGAAGTTGTTGAACATATCTTTAAGCCCTTGGGGCTCTTTCGTATTATCATATTGATACGACTGTGACGATCACAATGTGAAGGAAGAGTGAAAGCGGATGGAGAGTATGCAAACAGTGCCCGAGGATCTGTGGGGCATCAGCATGGCCGCCGGAAAATATGCGGCTGTCATATCCAAGGTCTTGCGCGTGGATGTGGAGATCGTGGACAGCCATCTTTACAGGGTCGCGGGCACCGGGCGTTTTGCCGGGACGGTTGGCAAACAGATGTCCGCGGCCAGCGGGGTCTATCAGCAGGTGCTCAAGACCGGGCGTCCGCTGGTCATCCGGGAACCGGGGTTCTCGGAGTTCTGCACGAACTGCCCCAACTGGCAGTCCTGTGACGAAACCTTCGAGATGAGCACGCCGATCCTCTACAACGGTACTGTGGTGGGCGTGATCGGTTTTGTCTGCTTTTCCGAAGAGCAGAAGGACCATATCGAGGATAATTTCGACATCTTTTTCGATTTTCTGTCCCAGATGGCTGATCTGCTGGCCTCAAAGGTTGTCGAATCCATGGAATACGCCCGCAGTCGGGCCTTGGGCGAATTGCTGGAAACCGTGGTCGACAAGGTGGACGAGGGGGTTCTGTTGCTCTCTGCGGACGGACACATCGTCCGCTCAAATCGGGCGGCGCAGCAGATTCTGGATTTTTCCCTTGCGGAGCAGGAGTCCATCCGGGTGACGCTGGAGCGCGGCCCCGGTCGGGTGCTGCAATACACCGAGTACACCATTCATCTCGGTGAAGGCCGCTACGACGTGGCGGGCAAGGAGTATGCCCTGCAACATGGAGACAGCACCTGCATGTTCATGTTTCGCGATGCGCAGGTCATGCATGACGATGCCCTGCGTCTGACGTCGTCCCATGAACGTCTGGGGCTGGACGCGATCCTCGGCACGTCGGAAGTCATCGTGTCTCTCAAGGAGCAGGTGGCCCGGTTCGCCGACTCCTCGTCTTCGGTGCTGGTGACGGGCGAGAGCGGCACCGGCAAGGAGCTGGTCGCCCGTGCCCTTAACGAGGAAGGTGGACGCAAGGACGGCCCTTTTGTGGCCATCAACTGCGGGGCCATCCCGGAGACGCTGCTGGAAAGCGAGCTGTTCGGGTATGTTGGCGGGGCGTTCACCGGAGCCAATCCCAAGGGAAAGATGGGGCGGTTTGAACAGGCGGACGGCGGGACGTTGTTTCTCGATGAAATCGGCGATATGCCATTGCATTTGCAGGCCAAGATGTTGCGTGCGCTCGAACAGCGTGAGGTCACCCGTCTCGGTGCCACTACCCCCACTGCCATTGACGTGCGGATAGTCTCCGCCACCAACCGTAACCTTGAGGAGATGGTGTTCAACGGCACCTTTCGCGAAGATCTGTTTTATCGCCTGAATGTCATCCCCATCCATATCCCGCCCCTGCGCGAGCGGCCGCGTGATATCCATCTGCTGGCCAAGGTGTTTCTGGAGCAGAGCATGGGAAGATTGGACAAGGAAATCCTGACAATTAAAGAGAGCTTCTGGAGCACGGTGAGCGAATATCACTGGCCGGGCAATGTGCGTGAACTCCAGAACTCCATCGAATACGTGGCCAATGTCGTGGACACGCACGCGGTGATCACGCGGGAAAGCCTGCCTGCCAAGGTTCGCTCCGGCATTCAGGAGTCCCGGTTTGTTGATTACAACCTGGAGACCATGGAACGCAATCTTATCCAGCAGGCCCTCACCGCCTACGGCGACGAGGGCGGAACCAAGGCAGCCAAGGAGCTGGTTGCCGCCAAGCTGGGCATCGGCGTCGCCACCCTGTACCGGAAGATCAAGAAGTACGGCTTTGAGTAGATTCTCATGTGTCGCCGTGAAAAGGTGTCATAGGTACCCTGTGAATGGCAGAGACGATACTACCCGGCGCGGTTTCCCGCCAACGGCGTCTGCCCAGAGCGTGGAGGCCGCTTTCTAGCTGTGACAGTGCGGGATGCGTTGACGTGCCGGTCGCGCGATGTATTTGCCCTGTCCAGCCAGTGCCGTGACCTGTCCGGCCGCAAACACAACTTCGCCGCCCAGTATGGTCGTGTGCGGTGAGCCTGTGAACGTCATGCCCTCGAAGATGCTGTAATCAATGGCCTGCATGTGGGTTGCGGCTGAAACCGTGTGTTGGGCCTCGGGGTCCCAGAGCACGATGTCGGCGTCCGCACCGGGGGTGATGACGCCCTTGTTCGGATAGATGTTGAATATCTTTGCCGCGTTGGTGGAGGTGACGGCAACGAACTCCTCCTGAGTCAATCGCCCGGAGACGACCCCTTCGCTCCAGATGATACGCATCCTGTCTTCCAGACCCGGTGAGCCGTTCGGGATTTTGGTGAAATCATGCAATCCCCGGTTTCTTTCCGCTTGGGTGAACGTACAGTTGTCGCTGCCCGTGGTCTGGATATGCCCTGCCTTGAACCCGTCCCAGAGCGCGTCCCTGTGTTCGGCGCTCCTGTACGGGGGGCTCATGACATACCGCGCCGCCACTTCCGGATCTTTGTGGTAATAGACGGATTCATCGAGCAGCAGGTGGCCGCACAGGCTCTCGGCGTACACTTCCTGCCCGGATTCGCGGGCCGTGATCACTGCCCGCAGCGCCTCGGCGCAGCTCATGTGCACGATATACAGGGGCACCCCCGCGACCTTGGCCAGTGCGATGGCACGGTTGGTGGCTTCGCCTTCGGCAATGGGAGGGCGCGAGAGCACATGCCCCTTGGGATGGGTGATTTTCTTGGCCAGCAGTTTGTGTTGCAGGTAACGTATGATCTCGTCGTTTTCTGCGTGCACGGTGCAGAGGCACCCCAGTTCGCGCGCCAGAGAGAAGCTCCGGAGCAGCTTGTCTGGGTCGAGCATGATCGTGTCACGGTAGGTGGTGAAATGCTTGAACGAGTTGACGCCGTGGTCTTTGGCCAGAAGGCGGATTTCCTGTTCCGCCTTCTCGTCAAGCCAGGTGACCGTCACGTGGAACGAGTAATTGCAGGTGGCGTTAGCGGCTCGTTCTTTCCATTGGTCGAACGCTTCCAGATAGGACTGGCTCCGTTTGGGATTGACGAAATCAATGATCGTGGTGGTCCCGCCGGACAGGGCGGCCCGTCCGCCGTTTTCAAAGCCGTCGGCAGTACGGATGTCGCCCACGGGCATCTCTAGGTGCGTGTGGGGGTCGATGCCGCCGGGCATGACGAGCAGGCCTTGTGCGTCGATGACCCTGCACCCTTGTTCAGGGTTCAGGTCCGTGCCCACGGTGAGGATGGTGCCGTCCTGAATCATTAGGTCAGCGCGGCGACTCTCGTCTGCATTGACGACCATGCCGTTCTTGATCAATGTTTTCATGCTATTCCCCATAGTACGCTACTCTGGCTGCACGCCGCGGCGGCGGAACCATTCACTGACCACGATGACCAGAATGTTGAAGACAACAATGAGCATGGCCAGCGCGTTCAGGCTGGGTGAGAGGTTGAACCGGAAGTCCGAGGCCACGAGCACGGACAGCGGTTGTGCCCGTCCGCTGGTGAAGTAGGATACCGTATACTCCGCGTTGGAGAGCACAAAGGAGATGAACGAGCCTGCCATGATGCCGTTCTTCATCAGGGGGAGCGTCACGCGGCAGAACGTCTGCCACGGGGTTGCTCCGAGGTCGCCGGACGCCTCTTCCAGTCGTTTGTCTATCCTGAAGAGAACGGATGCGATGATGATGGTGACAAAGGGAAGGATGATGAGCGCCTGGGATATCCAGACCGTATACAGCCCCTTGTGGATACCGATATCATTGAGGAACGTGACCTGTGCGATGGCAAAGATGAGCTTGGGCACGAAGAAGGGGAGCACCAGCAGAGCCAGGAACGCGACCTTGCCTTTGAACTGGTGGCGGGTCAGGACCAGCGCGGCCATGCTGCCGAAGACCGTGGTGATGATGGTCACCGGAAAGGCCACGGACATGGTGGTGAGCAGCCCCTTGAAGATGCGCTCGTCATGCAGGATCTGATTGTACCAGTCCAGCGTGAACCCCGTGAGCGGGAAGGCTATGAGGTCGGACGAGTTGAGTGAGAACAGTCCCATGAGCATGATGGGAAGATAGACAAAGCCATAGACCACGAAGGTGTAGCCGCGCAGGGCGGCCCAGCCGTTGATACGCATTATTTCGCCCCCCGGACGCCACGCCCCCAAGGGGATTTGTAGAACGCATAGGTCACGAGGGTGACGAACAGCGCCATGCTCAGGAGCAGGAGCCATGCAAGCGCCGAGCCGGTGGGCCAGTCAAAGGCCGCGCCGAACATGTCGTGAATGGCGCTGGTCACGGTGATGCCGGATGATCCGCCGATGAGCTGCGGGGTCAGGTAGTCGCCCACAACCAGCACGAAGACCATGAGAAATCCGGCCACCAGCCCTGCGCCAGTCAGGGGGAGCACGACCTTGAAAAAGACGGACAGGTTGCGGCAGCCGAGGTCCATGGCCGCTTCGATATACGAGTTGTCCAGGGCCTCGAATGCGGCCCAGAGCGGCAACACCATGAAGGGCAGGTAGTTGTAGGTCAGGACCACGATGGTCGCAAACGGGCTGAAGAGCAGGGCCCAGATGGGTTCGTGGATGATGCCCAGCCACATGAGTAGCGAGTTGAGCACGCCCTCTGCGCCGAGGACCACGCGCCAGGCAAAAATGCGGATCAGATCACCCGTGTACAGCGGAATCAGCAGCAACGTCAGCAGGGCCGCCTTGTATACCTTGACCTTCTTCGCAATGTAGAGGGCCAGTGGGTAGGCGATGGTCGCGCACAGTGAGGCGATGACAATGCCGTACAGGAGGGCCTTGAGTATCAGACCGCGGTAGGTGGCGTTCTCGGCCACCCGGATATAGTTGTCCCATGACGGTTCGCGGATGATGCTGACGAAATCGACCTGGTAAAAGCTGTAGCTGAAGAGCACCGCAAGGGGTGCAGCGCAAAAGAGACAGATGAAGACGATGTTGGGACCGGTGAGCGCGAGCAGCGACAACCGGCGTTTCATGTCGATTCGTTTCAGGCTCATAATGCGCTGCCTCCCTCCGGAGGTGTGCCGTGGACCACGCGGATGCGATGGTGCGGTACGGCGAGGGTGATGGCTTCCCCGACCGAAGCCGGGATGTCGTGATTCAGGCGGGCAACGATCTTTTGCCCTGCGACCTCGGTCTCGACCAGTTTGACGCTGCCCTGAAAGACGACGTGTGTAACGATTGCCTTGAATGCAAGGGTGTTGGGCTCCGGTTCCCCTATGGGCTGGGTGTCTTCGGCCCGGATGCACAGGCAGGCATCCTGTCCCATGCAGACGGCGTCACTGCATTGCGCCTCCACCGTGCCGATGGAGGTCTCGATGGTCGCCTGCCCCGTGGCGTCATCTCTGGAGACGATGGAACCCTGGATGAGGTTGGCGCCACCGATGAAATCGGCCACATAGGCGTTGGATGGAGAGTGGTAGATCTCTTCCGGGGAACCGATCTGCTCTATGTGTCCGCCGTTCATGACGATGATGATGTCACTGAGCGCAAAGGCTTCCTCCTGGTCATGGGTGACATAGAGGAAACTCATGCGGAGGCGCTGCTGCAGATCCTTGAGCTCCACCTGCATGTGGCGGCGCATTTTCAGGTCCAGCGCACCCAGCGGTTCATCGAGCAGCAGGAGCTTCGGCTCATTCACAAAGGCGCGGGCCAGGGCGACGCGCTGCTGCTGTCCGCCGGAAAGTTGCGAGGGGTAGCGGCGAGTCAACGACTGCATCTTGACTGTTTCCAGTGCACGGTCAACGCGCCGTTCGACATCGTCCTTGGGCAGCTTGCGCAGGTTGAGCCCGAAGGCCACGTTTTCGCCCACCCGAAGGTGCGGGAAGAGAGCGTAGTTCTGAAAGACAGTATTGATGGGGCGCTCGTAAGGCATGACGCCCATGAGTGGTTCCCCTTGCAGGACCAGGCTGCCGTCGGTCACGGATTCGAAACCGCCGATCATGCGAAGAATGGTTGTTTTTCCGCAGCCGGAAGGGCCTAGAATTGTGACGAAACAATTATCTGGGATGTCAAAATTGACTCCGTGAACAGCGCGGAATGAGCCGTAGTCCTTGGTGAGGCTTCGAGCCTCCAGCAGAATGCTGGAGGCTGAAGCCGTCTTGTGAGCGTTTGCCATTGGTTAGCTGGCCTTTACTT containing:
- a CDS encoding DctP family TRAP transporter solute-binding subunit; its protein translation is MKTMKKIGLTLTLCASILMLAQVALAAKVLKMHHLNKNGAFDNPSGAAAVVFKNLVESGTNGSVTVQIFPSGQLGKDAEVVQQVKAGIIQLGVHSVGGVGSVYPMISVLDVPFAFPNHAVAYEVLDGPFGQKLGADITAKTGLKTLGFSDSGGFFQFTNSKRPIKTLEDMKGLKIRTMGLETHKKLVASLGAQPVSIAWSEVYTSLQTGVADGQMNPVPIVEFAKLYEVQKYLTISNHLFAPHVWLMNADFYNSLSESERTVVESAAKTAIVVSRGIANAIEASDRGLPFLSEKMEVYTLPEAEKARFRAASLPVIKEYLEGAFGEEGKAMLTAFLDAIAKASK
- a CDS encoding TRAP transporter large permease, yielding MIAVVIAFFGLLIIGVPIGFVLGIAGVLGLYQIGGDQFLVMAPKRFFEGLDLFTFMAMPFFILAGETMNRVGMTKKLADFADALVGYMRGGLAHSNMLASVLFAGMTGAAVSDTAAFGNTLVPAMVKQGYTRPFACAVTAAGSIIGPTIPPSNLMVIYGSLAGVSIAGLFAAGILPGILICVLCMALIVALSRKLNLPKSSDGPSLSVILRSFKGSIIALIMPAIILGGILGGIVTPTEAAAIAVFYAFFVGIVIERTLTFDIVIDMLIKTARITGMVFLIIASASILSWWMTFMQIPQQIADGFLSLSTTPWVIKGMILAMLLAIGMFMDINAALIILTPMLGTLTASIGMNPVHAGVVIVLALNISLMTPPVGACLFVLSSVTGESIEKISASLWPFILVEVGILLLITYFDDLAMFFPNMLLNL
- a CDS encoding TRAP transporter small permease — its product is MKEHDSSSTLISAARTLEQIAYRINYVTERVCALLVAAMIGVVWFGIVERYALALGVTWTEELARYIMIWAALLAVPCCAYRREHIGLDLVFSRISREKQRYARLLLDAIGLCFFLFLAYYGISMAKQGAHQFATIFGMTMLVPFISVPVTAVLTAFQILATMVRDTIGLEPLFVKKEAAA
- a CDS encoding sigma 54-interacting transcriptional regulator; translated protein: MQTVPEDLWGISMAAGKYAAVISKVLRVDVEIVDSHLYRVAGTGRFAGTVGKQMSAASGVYQQVLKTGRPLVIREPGFSEFCTNCPNWQSCDETFEMSTPILYNGTVVGVIGFVCFSEEQKDHIEDNFDIFFDFLSQMADLLASKVVESMEYARSRALGELLETVVDKVDEGVLLLSADGHIVRSNRAAQQILDFSLAEQESIRVTLERGPGRVLQYTEYTIHLGEGRYDVAGKEYALQHGDSTCMFMFRDAQVMHDDALRLTSSHERLGLDAILGTSEVIVSLKEQVARFADSSSSVLVTGESGTGKELVARALNEEGGRKDGPFVAINCGAIPETLLESELFGYVGGAFTGANPKGKMGRFEQADGGTLFLDEIGDMPLHLQAKMLRALEQREVTRLGATTPTAIDVRIVSATNRNLEEMVFNGTFREDLFYRLNVIPIHIPPLRERPRDIHLLAKVFLEQSMGRLDKEILTIKESFWSTVSEYHWPGNVRELQNSIEYVANVVDTHAVITRESLPAKVRSGIQESRFVDYNLETMERNLIQQALTAYGDEGGTKAAKELVAAKLGIGVATLYRKIKKYGFE
- the hydA gene encoding dihydropyrimidinase translates to MKTLIKNGMVVNADESRRADLMIQDGTILTVGTDLNPEQGCRVIDAQGLLVMPGGIDPHTHLEMPVGDIRTADGFENGGRAALSGGTTTIIDFVNPKRSQSYLEAFDQWKERAANATCNYSFHVTVTWLDEKAEQEIRLLAKDHGVNSFKHFTTYRDTIMLDPDKLLRSFSLARELGCLCTVHAENDEIIRYLQHKLLAKKITHPKGHVLSRPPIAEGEATNRAIALAKVAGVPLYIVHMSCAEALRAVITARESGQEVYAESLCGHLLLDESVYYHKDPEVAARYVMSPPYRSAEHRDALWDGFKAGHIQTTGSDNCTFTQAERNRGLHDFTKIPNGSPGLEDRMRIIWSEGVVSGRLTQEEFVAVTSTNAAKIFNIYPNKGVITPGADADIVLWDPEAQHTVSAATHMQAIDYSIFEGMTFTGSPHTTILGGEVVFAAGQVTALAGQGKYIARPARQRIPHCHS
- a CDS encoding ABC transporter permease, encoding MRINGWAALRGYTFVVYGFVYLPIMLMGLFSLNSSDLIAFPLTGFTLDWYNQILHDERIFKGLLTTMSVAFPVTIITTVFGSMAALVLTRHQFKGKVAFLALLVLPFFVPKLIFAIAQVTFLNDIGIHKGLYTVWISQALIILPFVTIIIASVLFRIDKRLEEASGDLGATPWQTFCRVTLPLMKNGIMAGSFISFVLSNAEYTVSYFTSGRAQPLSVLVASDFRFNLSPSLNALAMLIVVFNILVIVVSEWFRRRGVQPE
- a CDS encoding ABC transporter permease; this translates as MSLKRIDMKRRLSLLALTGPNIVFICLFCAAPLAVLFSYSFYQVDFVSIIREPSWDNYIRVAENATYRGLILKALLYGIVIASLCATIAYPLALYIAKKVKVYKAALLTLLLIPLYTGDLIRIFAWRVVLGAEGVLNSLLMWLGIIHEPIWALLFSPFATIVVLTYNYLPFMVLPLWAAFEALDNSYIEAAMDLGCRNLSVFFKVVLPLTGAGLVAGFLMVFVLVVGDYLTPQLIGGSSGITVTSAIHDMFGAAFDWPTGSALAWLLLLSMALFVTLVTYAFYKSPWGRGVRGAK
- a CDS encoding ABC transporter ATP-binding protein, yielding MANAHKTASASSILLEARSLTKDYGSFRAVHGVNFDIPDNCFVTILGPSGCGKTTILRMIGGFESVTDGSLVLQGEPLMGVMPYERPINTVFQNYALFPHLRVGENVAFGLNLRKLPKDDVERRVDRALETVKMQSLTRRYPSQLSGGQQQRVALARAFVNEPKLLLLDEPLGALDLKMRRHMQVELKDLQQRLRMSFLYVTHDQEEAFALSDIIIVMNGGHIEQIGSPEEIYHSPSNAYVADFIGGANLIQGSIVSRDDATGQATIETSIGTVEAQCSDAVCMGQDACLCIRAEDTQPIGEPEPNTLAFKAIVTHVVFQGSVKLVETEVAGQKIVARLNHDIPASVGEAITLAVPHHRIRVVHGTPPEGGSAL